One window of the Maylandia zebra isolate NMK-2024a linkage group LG19, Mzebra_GT3a, whole genome shotgun sequence genome contains the following:
- the plppr3a gene encoding phospholipid phosphatase-related protein type 3 produces the protein MTSPKNKAKKKPPKDSMTLLPCFYFVELPIVLSSLVSLYFLELTDVLSPAMVGFRCHDRDLSMPYVETGDELIPLLMLLSLAFAGPAASIMMGEGLMYCMQSKLKTCPKSEGSINAGGCSFNSFLRRTVRFVGVHVFGLLATALVTDVIQLATGYHAPFFLTVCQPNYTAPGVSCDNNAYITQDICMGKDQYAIMSARKTFPSQHATLSGFAAVYISMYFNASINSTTKLLKPMLVFAFCMAAGLAGLTQITQHRSHPIDVYVGYVIGAGIGVYLAVYAVGNFKASEEDAPSLQRLASAQQKDGLRVLSQRSHDSLYRKTPRVSESREELGLGSGARSKVRREKASLASLKRASADVELLATSRPMGKETMVTFSNTLPRVANGNSPISPSEEPVTTQRHMTFHVPFDPQRSRQLVSEWKQRSMELRSQSSRDEEEGGDGGGEGGTAAGEGGDQQMPSSLYPTVQANTTTPTGARMVVAPPLVHIPEEASRPPPVSPKSAKTRAKWLSLTEGGGLKEPGTGPIAVSTPRVPNTQPNQPPSQQRVTQVVAMSKQQGQGPTTPSTKTSEGGSSSGPGSNCSESPYYRIPSDRDSCTGSNPGSIAGSGSIVTIDAHAPHHPVVRVSATNGKPWEWRNTISGNMMAADPTGDKHRAALQRQDNVSHYRDYRTLPVKSDSLCSSSVSCSAEGGADLPPPPFPTSSSPLPPPPQLSSSPIPPPLPQPSSSPLPPPPPPSSSPMPPPPIHPTSSHMPPPPHPSSQMSPPPLPSSSQMPPPPHPSSSQMPPHPHPSSSPLPPPPHPSSMPLPPHQSCSSMLPPPPHPDLLIDGHNQLLSRTSTLPRRPSVSARSHAEQEHYYKAMQNERML, from the exons ATGACATCTCCCAAAAACAAAGCCAAGAAGAAACCACCAAAAGACAGCATGACACTGTtgccatgcttttattttgtagag CTCCCCATCGTCCTATCCTCCTTGGTGTCCCTTTACTTCCTGGAGCTGACAGATGTTTTGTCCCCGGCGATGGTGGGCTTCCGTTGCCATGACCGCGACCTCTCCATGCCCTATGTGGAAACAGGCGATGAGCTCATCCCTCTGTTGATGCTGCTGAGTTTGGCCTTTGCTGGACCTGCAGCTTCT ATTATGATGGGGGAAGGCTTGATGTACTGCATGCAGTCCAAACTGAAGACTTGTCCAAAGTCAGAAGGCAGCATAAATGCTGGAGGCTGCAGCTTCAACTCCTTCCTACGCAGGACCGTGCGATTCGTCG GTGTTCATGTATTCGGTCTCCTGGCAACAGCCCTGGTGACAGATGTCATCCAGTTAGCTACTGGCTACCACGCCCCTTTCTTCCTTACTGTCTGCCAGCCTAATTACACGGCCCCGGGAGTGTCATGTGACAACAATGCCTACATCACACAGGACATCTGCATGGGCAAAGACCAGTATGCTATTATGTCAGCTCG GAAAACATTCCCATCCCAGCATGCAACGCTCTCTGGCTTCGCTGCCGTATATATCTCT atGTATTTCAACGCCAGCATCAACAGCACTACTAAGCTGCTGAAGCCGATGCTCGTCTTTGCTTTCTGCATGGCAGCAGGCCTCGCTGGCCTGACGCAGATAACTCAACACCGCAGTCACCCTATAGACGTGTACGTGGGATACGTGATAGGAGCCGGCATTGGAGTCTACTTG GCTGTGTACGCAGTGGGAAACTTCAAAGCCTCGGAAGAAGATGCTCCGTCTTTACAGAGACTAGCTTCAGCACAGCAGAAGGATGGCCTGAGGGTGTTGAGTCAGAGGAGCCATGACTCCTTGTACAGGAAGACTCCCAGGGTGTCTGAAAGCAGGGAGGAGCTGGGGTTGGGATCTGGAGCACGGAGTAAGGTGAGGAGGGAGAAGGCATCCCTGGCCTCCCTCAAACGAGCAAGCGCTGATGTGGAGCTTCTGGCGACCAGTCGTCCCATGGGCAAGGAAACCATGGTAACCTTCAGCAACACCTTGCCTCGAGTTGCAAACGGCAACAGCCCCATCTCACCCTCAGAGGAGCCAGTCACCACCCAGCGTCACATGACGTTCCACGTGCCCTTCGACCCACAAAGGTCTCGGCAGCTGGTGTCAGAGTGGAAGCAGCGCTCGATGGAGCTCCGTAGCCAGAGCTCACGAGATGAGGAAGAgggaggagatggaggaggtgaAGGAGGCACAGCTGCAGGGGAAGGGGGCGACCAACAAATGCCGTCTTCTCTTTATCCCACAGTGCAAGCCAATACCACCACACCGACTGGAGCCAGGATGGTGGTGGCACCCCCACTTGTTCACATCCCTGAGGAGGCCTCTCGGCCACCTCCTGTTTCCCCTAAGAGTGCCAAGACACGGGCAAAGTGGTTGTCACTCACAGAGGGAGGAGGACTAAAAGAGCCTGGAACAGGGCCCATTGCCGTGTCGACTCCCCGTGTGCCCAACACGCAGCCCAACCAGCCTCCCAGCCAGCAAAGAGTCACACAG GTCGTAGCCATGTCAAAGCAGCAGGGTCAAGGACCTACTACTCCTTCCACTAAGACATCAGAAGGCGGCTCCTCCTCTGGTCCTGGCTCCAACTGCTCAGAGTCACCATACTACCGGATACCATCTGATCGAGACAGCTGCACTGGGAGCAACCCAGGGAGCATCGCTGGCAGCGGGAGCATCGTCACAATCGACGCTCATGCCCCTCACCATCCGGTGGTGCGTGTGTCGGCCACTAATGGCAAGCCGTGGGAATGGAGAAACACCATCAGTGGCAACATGATGGCCGCTGACCCGACGGGTGACAAACACCGTGCCGCGCTGCAGCGACAAGACAATGTCAGTCATTACCGGGACTACAGGACACTCCCAGTGAAATCAGACTCCCTGTGCTCCTCCTCGGTCAGCTGCAGTGCCGAAGGAGGAGCTGATCTGCCTCCCCCACCTTTTCCCACCTCCTCATCCCCTCTTCCGCCCCCACCTCAGCTGTCGTCATCCCCTATCCCACCACCGCTTCCTCAACCATCTTCCTCTCCCTTGCCTCCCCCTCCACCACCAAGCTCCTCCCCAATGCCTCCGCCTCCCATTCACCCCACCTCCTCTCATATGCCTCCACCTCCTCACCCATCCTCTCAGATGTCTCCACCACCCCTCCCATCTTCCTCTCAAATGcctccccctcctcacccctctTCTTCCCAAATGCCTCCACACCCACACCCATCCTCTTCGCCCTTGCCTCCACCACCGCATCCCTCTTCCATGCCTCTACCTCCTCACCAGTCTTGCTCCAGCATGCTTCCTCCACCTCCCCACCCTGACTTACTGATAGATGGCCACAACCAGTTATTGTCCCGCACTTCCACCCTGCCCCGTCGGCCGTCTGTGTCCGCCCGAAGCCATGCTGAGCAGGAGCACTACTACAAGGCCATGCAGAACGAGAGGATGTTATAG